Proteins found in one Panicum hallii strain FIL2 chromosome 4, PHallii_v3.1, whole genome shotgun sequence genomic segment:
- the LOC112888639 gene encoding NAC domain-containing protein 105-like, whose amino-acid sequence MGMSSTQAAQTPQQLVPPGFRFHPTDEELVDYYLRKKVASRRIDLNVIKDVDLYKIEPWDLQEKCRLGGPGEEEQNEWYFFSHKDKKYPTGTRTNRATAAGFWKATGRDKPIYANKQRQLVGMRKTLVYYKGRAPNGHKSDWIMHEYRLETNENGPPQEEGWVVCRVFKKRLPTTRRESDHDAPCWYVDEDEPFMHDLNSPMSRMPPHHAMPQLQEQHLQMLNNTYKRELKLQFQMPSHHVLNTIPHELESPPFHSLLVSPDHQTNLHHAHHQHVQLMEHAVDQVTDWRVLDKFVASQLSHDATKGVDYTDEGDIIQVNEKQEVATDYASTSTSSSQVDPWK is encoded by the exons ATGGGTATGAGCAGCACACAAGCGGCACAGACGCCGCAGCAGCTAGTTCCTCCAGGTTTTCGGTTCCACCCGACCGACGAAGAGCTCGTGGACTACTACCTCAGGAAGAAGGTGGCCTCGAGAAGGATCGACCTCAACGTCATCAAAGATGTAGATCTTTACAAGATAGAGCCATGGGATCTCCAAG agaaGTGCAGGTTGGGAGGACCTGGCGAGGAGGAGCAGAATGAGTGGTACTTCTTCAGCCACAAGGACAAGAAATACCCGACTGGCACCCGGACCAACCGGGCCACCGCGGCCGGGTTTTGGAAGGCCACTGGCAGGGACAAGCCGATCTACGCCAACAAGCAGCGGCAGCTGGTGGGCATGAGGAAGACCCTGGTGTACTACAAGGGCAGGGCTCCCAACGGCCACAAGTCTGACTGGATCATGCACGAGTACCGCCTTGAAACCAATGAGAATGGCCCTCCGCAG GAAGAAGGATGGGTAGTATGTAGGGTGTTCAAAAAGCGACTaccaacaacaagaagagaatcagACCATGATGCACCATGCTGGTATGTTGATGAAGATGAACCCTTCATGCATGACCTTAACTCTCCCATGAGCAGAATGCCGCCACATCACGCCATGCCACAGCTGCAAGAACAGCACCTCCAAATGCTGAACAATACCTACAAGAGGGAACTGAAGCTACAATTCCAAATGCCAAGCCATCATGTTCTCAACACCATTCCTCACGAGCTAGAGAGCCCGCCCTTCCATTCTCTACTGGTCTCACCAGACCATCAAACAAATTTGCACCATGCTCATCACCAGCATGTTCAGCTCATGGAGCATGCAGTCGACCAAGTCACCGATTGGAGAGTTCTGGACAAGTTTGTTGCATCTCAACTTAGTCATGATGCAACAAAGGGTGTAGATTATACTGACGAAGGAGATATTATTCAGGTCAATGAGAAGCAAGAGGTGGCTACTGACTATGCGTCAACGTCAACATCCAGCAGCCAAGTTGATCCATGGAAGTGA
- the LOC112889134 gene encoding NADH dehydrogenase (ubiquinone) complex I, assembly factor 6 gives MSATPAASSSIQAALSYCVRQVRSYDYHHYLCLLHLPPAMRKAAFTFRAFNVETAKAMDVVSDPKTGLMRLLWWKDVVDKVFANKLVEHPVAQALSLVVSEHKVSKHWLKRSVEARINDANRDEGAIPETSAELERYAEDTQSTILYMTLQAGGIQSTVADHAASHIGKASGLLLLLKALPHHVNKQGVIPYIPANIAEECGLLTREGGRSEVRMDERLPDAVFKVASVAEAHLHKARELASSVPREAIPVLLPALPAQVLLDSLRRCEFNVFDSRVSRGVHGVSPLWYQLKLNWYSWRNKY, from the coding sequence ATGAGCGCCACACCTGCAGCAAGCAGTAGCATACAAGCAGCTCTCTCATACTGCGTTAGGCAAGTCCGCAGCTATGACTACCACCACTATCTGTGCCTTCTCCACCTGCCCCCAGCCATGCGCAAGGCTGCATTCACCTTTAGGGCCTTCAACGTCGAGACAGCAAAAGCCATGGACGTTGTGTCGGACCCTAAGACTGGCCTCATGCGCCTTCTCTGGTGGAAGGACGTGGTTGACAAGGTCTTTGCCAACAAGCTGGTTGAGCACCCCGTCGCCCAGGCACTCTCTTTGGTTGTTTCGGAGCACAAGGTTAGCAAGCATTGGCTCAAGAGGTCCGTGGAGGCAAGGATAAACGACGCAAACCGTGATGAGGGTGCCATTCCTGAGACAAGTGCTGAGTTGGAGAGGTATGCTGAAGACACCCAGTCCACCATCCTTTACATGACGCTGCAGGCTGGTGGTATACAGTCCACTGTCGCTGATCACGCCGCCTCGCACATCGGCAAAGCCAGTGGTCTCTTGTTACTGCTCAAGGCACTGCCTCACCATGTAAATAAGCAAGGGGTGATACCGTATATCCCAGCTAATATTGCCGAGGAGTGCGGCCTGCTTACACGGGAGGGTGGCCGGTCGGAGGTCAGGATGGACGAGAGGTTGCCTGATGCAGTTTTCAAGGTTGCATCTGTTGCTGAAGCTCACCTGCACAAGGCGCGCGAGCTGGCCTCATCTGTGCCAAGAGAGGCAATCCCAGTGCTCCTTCCGGCCTTGCCAGCCCAGGTCCTCCTAGATTCCCTGCGGAGATGTGAGTTCAATGTCTTTGATTCGCGGGTGTCGAGGGGAGTGCACGGAGTCTCTCCCCTGTGGTATCAGCTGAAGCTTAACTGGTACTCGTGGCGAAACAAGTACTGA
- the LOC112889131 gene encoding uncharacterized protein LOC112889131, with protein sequence MPLLRARPPAAVPLSFSTAACYSFPLPSSSSSCCTAARCSVGSSAKLSAVQFEPLRSDSDPWGADQGVATTEDGEQQFNKDGPERDRKGIPGIHVPRQRYIAVPKAALLDAVLSQFPSEADAADFKRCARCLDAILHAEHKGMLEEMRTSYMLTQRHQEDDDDQTDSSDAQAIVNGKTSSGFFGITQEDGTLFLTRSLGLRTLLGLTPEPGSKTRAAFATQFQRSFMNLLRNAQFEELSAQDLLLTYALNTDYLLTLPIYVDWKKAAESNAIIFRRGYATERQKGLLLVEKLDYLQSKLLQNIFFSLSKPLKKPGKWLNEALKRSTGNQGFQIWIDKLRDWLKEQTYADNSLLLIENSSWDKLSSDQLPNDDVPIWIAAQRAVSRYEGILSPVGPRGRLLRRLLTWTGLIPSLPEATIKTDDETKHLEGHVRPNFLPRITLANIWEPASRESCNNNFWEIVKVSFRILFGRSTLQEPAFQELILLYTDEKSQSEKKDKSEMLPLQLKIYEKIPIPDLPVVFPHKKLSFRILDTVRLDIATVIGLLAYVVNYKFESLASSPSAFLLDIVAISALLILVFRVALGYKQTRDRYQLLVNKTLYEKTLASGFGSVYFLLDASEQQQYKEALLAYAMLLCRKKYQVSSRASIRDTCEQFMYEKFKAKIEMPIDKAMETLVRLGLVIELPTNGGSSVVGVPCSEAYEILRSRWDSLLEHRTEQA encoded by the exons ATGCCCCTCCtgcgcgcccgcccgcccgccgccgtgccgctctCCTTCTCCACGGCCGCCTGCTACAGTTTCCCcctgccctcctcctcctcctcctgctgcacgGCCGCGCGCTGCTCCGTCGGCTCCTCCGCCAAGCTCTCCGCCGTCCAGTTCGAGCCCCTCCGCTCCGACTCCGATCCTTGGGGCGCGGACCAAGGCGTGGCCACCACTGAAGACGGCGAGCAACAATTCAACAAGGATGGGCCGGAGAGGGATCGGAAGGGCATCCCCGGCATCCACGTGCCGCGCCAGCGCTACATCGCCGTCCCCAAGGCAGCCCTCCTCGACGCGGTCCTCTCCCAATTCCCCTCCGAAGCCGACGCCGCAGACTTTAAGCGCTGCGCCAG ATGCTTGGACGCCATCCTTCACGCCGAGCACAAAGGGATGCTCGAGGAGATGCGCACCTCTTACATGCTCACGCAGCGCCaccaggaggacgacgacgatcAGACGGACAGCTCCGACGCCCAAGCCATCGTCAACGGCAAAACCTCCTCTGGCTTTTTCGGTATCACCCAAGAGGACGGGACATTATTCCTTACCAGAAGCCTCGGCTTGAGAACTCTGCTCGGATTAACCCCAGAACCTGGTTCCAAGACCAG AGCTGCTTTTGCAACTCAGTTCCAGCGCTCCTTCATGAATCTTCTACGCAATGCTCAGTTCGAAGAACTCTCTGCACAAGATTTGCTCTTGACATACGCCCTAAACACTGACTACCTCTTGACCTTGCCGATTTATGTTGACTGGAAAAAGGCAGCTGAATCCAATGCAATAATATTCAG GCGTGGGTATGCCACTGAGAGGCAGAAAGGGCTCCTATTAGTTGAGAAACTCGATTACCTGCAATCAAAACTCTTGCAGAATATATTCTTCAGCCTCTCCAAACCCTTGAAAAAGCCAGGGAAATGGCTTAACGAG GCTTTGAAAAGATCAACAGGGAACCAGGGATTTCAGATCTGGATCGATAAATTAAGAGACTGGCTTAAAGAGCAAACCTACGCAGATAATTCACTGTTGTTGATAGAAAACTCTTCATGGGACAAGCTTAGTTCTGATCAGTTACCCAATGATGATGTTCCTATTTGGATCGCTGCACAAAGGGCGGTGTCTCGTTACGAAGGAATTCTATCACCTGTTGGTCCTCGTGGTAGATTGTTAAGGAGACTGCTTACATGGACTGGCTTAATACCTTCTCTGCCTGAAGCAACGATAAAAACTGATGATGAAACTAAACATCTTGAAGGGCATGTGAG GCCAAATTTTCTACCAAGAATTACCCTTGCAAATATATGGGAACCTGCAAGcagagaatcttgcaacaacAATTTTTGGGAGATAGTGAAAGTTTCTTTTCGTATCTTATTTGGGAGGTCCACTCTTCAG GAACCAGCATTCCAAGAGTTGATCCTATTATATACCGATGAAAAATCTCAAAGTGAAAAGAAGGATAAATCTGAGATGCTGCCGCTACAACTTAAAATTTATGAGAAGATTCCGATCCCAGATCTGCCA GTGGTTTTTCCCCACAAGAAGTTGTCCTTCCGCATCCTAGATACA GTAAGGCTGGACATAGCTACTGTAATAGGTTTGTTGGCATACGTTGTCAACTACAAATTTGAGAGTTTGGCCTCATCTCC GTCAGCTTTTCTCCTTGATATAGTCGCTATTAGTGCACTACTGATACTTGTGTTCCGTGTAGCACTAGGCTACAAACAGACTCGGGACAGATACCAG CTTCTGGTGAATAAGACGTTGTATGAGAAGACATTAGCAAGTGGGTTTGGTTCAGTTTACTTTCTTCTGGATGCTTCTGAGCAACAACAG TATAAAGAAGCACTCTTGGCGTATGCTATGTTGCTGTGCAGAAAGAAGTATCAG GTGTCATCGCGTGCAAGCATCAGAGATACCTGCGAGCAATTCATGTACGAGAAATTCAAGGCGAAG ATTGAGATGCCGATTGACAAGGCTATGGAGACGCTTGTGCGGTTGGGCTTGGTGATCGAGCTTCCAACGAATGGTGGGTCGAGCGTGGTTGGTGTTCCATGTTCAGAAGCATATGAGATCCTGAGAAGCCGGTGGGATAGCTTGTTGGAACACAGGACAGAGCAAG CCTGA